The following proteins are co-located in the Psilocybe cubensis strain MGC-MH-2018 chromosome 5, whole genome shotgun sequence genome:
- a CDS encoding ATP-dependent Lon protease pim1 has product MSRFALFRSVPALRYGLPPRAGYIQRPFSVSSALFVRNPSALKSPRWVNPKTPQETPPTSPEEGEKEDGGKEQPEEPDTKPPAPSSPSSSNQPSSASHDAPSSSSSPPPGAPGSIAKQSVPELYPQMLALPIARRPLFPGFYKAVVIRNPAVVSAIKEMMKRGQPYLGAFLLKDENTDSDVITDINSVHSVGVFAQITSVFAAAGRGEEDKEEGLTAVLYPHRRIKITELVKAGGARIEEVEQQEEPQTVEPPTPPPTPPPSKQDKVDQGKLVHFAFSPVQTAFLHKHDVSIVNVENLHTQPYNKDDQYIRAFMSEIVSVFKDIAQLNPLFRDQITNFSINQVAANVFDEPDKLADFAAAVSTGEVQELQDVLESLVVDERLRKALLVLKKELINAQLQSKLSRDVDSKIAKRQREYYLMEQLKGIKKELGMESDGKDKLIEKFRERAAALKMPDGVRKVFEEELAKLQGLEPAASEANVTRNYLDWLTQIPWGRHTPENYSLPHAQAVLNEDHYGLSDIKSRILEFLAVGKLRGTVQGKIICLVGPPGVGKTSIGKSIARALGRQFFRFSVGGLTDVAEIKGHRRTYVGALPGKIIQALKRVETENPLVLIDEVDKIGRGINGDPASALLEMLDPEQNNSFLDHYMDVPVDLSRVLFVCTANNLDTIPAPLLDRMEVLEVSGYVSEEKAVIAQRYLGPQAKVASGLGDVDVQVEDEAVDVLIRYYCRESGVRNLKKCIEKIYRKAALKLVQDLGEEKLPEPPAPAGAADATSTTAADETKPTEDKPAVTEPETVPPPVETVPSQEPPPNEPDADKPHPSPSSSSSPSTSATPEEIPVTTTERRPMHIPPDVHVRITPENLKEYVGPPVYQKDRMYAKPPPPGVSTGLGYLGNGSGAVMPIEAMSMPGKGALQLTGKLGEVIRESAQIGLSWVRAHAYDLGITQSVDEQFLTDRDVHVHMPEGSIGKEGPSAGTAILSAFVSLFTKTKINPDIAMTGEISLVGQVLPVGGLKEKILAAHRAGITTILAPAANRADIEENVPESVKTGIRFVYVESVNEVLHEVFKGAEITERWKDTLPVE; this is encoded by the exons GCCCGTTTTCTGTTTCGTCTGCGCTTTTCGTGAGGAATCCTTCGGCCCTGAAGTCTCCACGATGGGTGAACCCCAAGACACCACAAGAAACGCCCCCGACATCACCTGAGGAGGGAGAGAAGGAGGATGGAGGGAAAGAACAACCAGAAGAGCCTGACACGAAACCTCCCGCTCCGTCTTCACCCTCGTCTTCGAACCAGCCCTCATCGGCTTCACATGATGCcccgtcttcctcctcgtccccGCCCCCAGGTGCCCCAGGTTCAATAGCGAAGCAGTCGGTGCCGGAACTGTACCCGCAGATGCTCGCGCTGCCCATTGCGCGCCGCCCCCTTTTCCCCGGCTTTTACAAGGCAGTGGTGATCCGCAACCCCGCTGTGGTATCTGCTAtcaaggagatgatgaagcgtgggcagccatatctcgGCGCGTTCCTGCTCAAGGACGAGAATACGGACAGCGACGTCATCACGGACATCAATTCGGTGCATTCGGTCGGGGTGTTTGCGCAGATCACTAGCGTCTTTGCGGCTGCAGGACGTGGTGAGGAGGACAAGGAGGAAGGTCTGACTGCGGTGTTGTATCCGCATCGAAGGATCAAAATTACGGAATTGGTCAAGGCTGGTGGTGCACGCATAGAGGAAGTTGAGCAGCAGGAGGAGCCGCAGACTGTGGAACCACCAACGCCACCGCCTACACCACCGCCGTCTAAACAGGATAAAGTCGATCAAGGCAAGTTGGTTCACTTTGCATTTA GCCCAGTACAAACCGCATTCTTGCACAAACACGACGTGTCGATTGTGAACGTGGAGAATCTGCACACACAGCCGTACAACAAGGATGACCAGTACATACGCGCGTTCATGTCCGAGATTGTGTCCGTGttcaaggatattgcgcagCTGAACCCGCTCTTCCGCGACCAGATCACCAATTTTTCGATCAACCAGGTCGCCGCGAACGTGTTTGACGAGCCAGACAAGCTTGCGGACTTTGCGGCGGCGGTGTCGACAGGCGAGGTGCAGGAGCTGCAGGATGTGCTCGAGTCGCTGGTCGTGGATGAGCGGCTGCGAAAGGCGCTGTTGGTGCTGAAAAAGGAGCTGATCAATGCGCAGTTGCAGAGCAAGCTTTCGAGGGACGTGGATAGCAAGATTGCGAAGCGCCAGCGGGAGTATTACTTGATGGAGCAACTCAAAGGTATCAAGAAGGAACTGGGCATGGAAAGTGATGGGAAGGACAAGTTGATTGAGAAATTCAGAGAGCGTGCGGCGGCGCTGAAGATGCCTGACGGTGTGCGCAAGGTGTTCGAGGAAGAGCTGGCCAAGCTGCAGGGACTTGAGCCAGCTGCAAGCGAGGCCAATGTAACGAGAAATTATCTTGACTGGTTGACACAA ATTCCATGGGGCCGTCATACACCGGAGAACTACTCCCTCCCACATGCGCAAGCCGTACTCAACGAAGACCACTACGGTCTCTCCGACATCAAATCGCGCATTCTCGAGTTCCTCGCCGTCGGCAAGCTACGCGGTACCGTGCAAGGCAAGATTATCTGCCTCGTTGGACCTCCCGGTGTGGGTAAGACGAGTATCGGGAAGAGTATTGCGCGGGCGTTGGGCAGGCAATTCTTCAGGTTCAGTGTGGGAGGCTTGACGGATGTGGCGGAGATTAAGGGGCATCGGAGGACATATGTTGG CGCATTGCCAGGCAAGATCATCCAAGCACTCAAACGCGTAGAAACTGAGAACCCGCTCGTGCTCATCGACGAAGTTGACAAGATTGGACGAGGCATCAATGGAGATCCCGCGAGTGCACTTCTGGAGATGTTGGACCCGGAACAGAATAACAGCTTCTTGGACCATTA CATGGACGTTCCCGTTGACCTTTCGCGCGTCCTCTTCGTATGTACCGCTAACAACCTCGACACCATCCCCGCGCCATTACTCGACCGCATGGAAGTGCTCGAGGTTTCCGGCTACGTCTCCGAGGAGAAAGCTGTCATCGCCCAGCGGTACCTCGGGCCTCAGGCAAAGGTTGCTAGTGGTCTTGGGGACGTAGATGTGCAGGTTGAGGATGAGGCGGTAGATGTCTTGATTAGATATTATTGTAGAGAGAGCGGGGTGAGGAATTTGAAGAAGTGTATTGAGAAG aTATATAGGAAGGCGGCATTGAAGCTTGTGCAGGATCTGGGAGAGGAGAAGCTGCCTGAGCCACCAGCGCCCGCTGGTGCTGCTGACGCCACTAGCACCACAGCTGCCGATGAGACCAAGCCTACAGAGGATAAGCCTGCCGTTACCGAACCCGAAACTGTACCGCCGCCCGTTGAAACCGTCCCATCTCAAGAACCCCCGCCGAACGAGCCCGACGCCGACAAGCCTCATCCCTcaccctcatcctcttcttctccttcgaCCTCCGCGACGCCAGAAGAGATTCCGGTGACCACGACCGAACGTCGCCCGATGCACATCCCACCCGATGTGCACGTGCGCATCACCCCTGAAAATTTGAAGGAGTATGTGGGCCCGCCGGTGTACCAGAAGGATCGCATGTACGCGAAGCCGCCGCCTCCTGGTGTTAGTACAGGATTGGGATATCTGGGCAATGGAAGTGGGGCTGTTATGCCTATCGAGGCTATG AGTATGCCAGGCAAAGGTGCTCTCCAGTTAACTGGAAAACTCGGTGAAGTTATCCGCGAGAGCGCGCAGATCGGTTTGAGTTGGGTGCGCGCGCACGCGTATGACCTGGGTATCACGCAGTCGGTCGACGAACAATTCTTGACGGATAGGGATGTGCATGTACACATGCCAGAAGGCAGCATTGGCAAAGAGGGCCCCAGTGCAGGAACAGCTATCCTTTCGGCTTTCGTGTCGTTGTTCACCAAAACGAAGATCAATCCTGACATCG CTATGACGGGAGAGATATCGCTCGTCGGTCAGGTCCTTCCTGTTGGTGGCCTCAAAGAGAAGATCCTCGCAGCTCATCGGGCAGGAATAACGACGATCCTAGCCCCCGCGGCGAACCGTGCGGATATCGAGGAGAACGTGCCCGAGAGCGTCAAGACTGGGATCCGATTCGTGTATGTGGAGAGTGTCAATGAGGTACTGCATGAAGTATTTAAGGGCGCCGAAATTACGGAGCGGTGGAAGGATACGCTACCGGTTGAGTGA
- a CDS encoding Transcription initiation factor IIF subunit beta — translation MDGAIEDEKKPFDAETAQDDDAQPDPDEHLMLNQGSGAVWIVKVPKFLMERWSAVNAEDVHLATIRLYQLPDGKQRVVLFLPPNRDPSIPPSSQPPPPENPNRPTFDPSAYTTYTALGSEPDCYELDLVIEDVQNQVVVAERPKDASTSAFSSSSQPTPPNSRARTTILTGKIKNEFNMRPALTATYRKQMRERHRKANTPARQIRMIDEAGVPGGRGGVNRLSSGVGVGSGNAFGDLIRTKPKPAKGAFERMARMPRNQLLDALFSLFRESPRWSIKPLRDKTQQPEVYLKEVLQEIAMLHKSGEYNGLWELKDVFKEEGSMKAENVPLTAGTSGDVKMEDDDDDDDDEDDDMEEVS, via the exons ATGGACGGTGCCATCGAAGACGAAAAAAAGCCATTTGACGCCGAAACAGCGCAGGACGATGATGCGCAGCCTGATCCCGATGAACATTTGATGCTGAATCAGGGCTCTGGAGCTGTATGGATTGTCAAG GTTCCCAAATTTTTGATGGAACGCTGGTCTGCGGTGAACGCAGAAGATGTGCATCTCGCTACGATACGCCTATACCAACTACCAGACGGGAAGCAACGCGTTGTGTTGTTCCTACCACCTAACCGAGATCCTTCCATACCACCTTCTTctcaaccaccacctccgGAGAACCCCAATAGACCTACCTTTGACCCCTCCGCGTACACAACCTATACGGCTTTGGGTTCGGAACCGGATTGCTACGAACTCGATTTGGTCATTGAGGATGTTCAAAACCAGGTCGTGGTCGCCGAACGGCCCAAAGATGCCTCCACGTCTgcattttcatcttcctcccaACCCACCCCTCCAAATAGCCGTGCGCGTACGACGATCTTGACTGGGAAAATAAAAAACGAATTCAACATGCGTCCGGCTCTTACCGCCACGTATCGCAAGCAAATGAGAGAGCGCCATAGAAAGGCCAATACACCGGCGAGGCAGATCAGGATGATTGACGAGGCTGGAGTGCCAGGTGGCAGAGGAGGTGTGAACAGACTGAGCAGTGGCGTTGGCGTGGGGTCTGGGAATGCATTTGGGGATCTTATT CgcacaaaaccaaaacctgCCAAGGGTGCTTTCGAGCGCATGGCCCGCATGCCTCGCAATCAACTTCTCGACGCTCTTTTCTCACTGTTCCGAGAGTCTCCACGTTGGTCTATTAAACCTTTGCGGGATAAAACACAACAACCAGAGGTATACCTGAAGGAGGTGTTACAAGAAATCGCAATGCTGCATAAGAGTGGCGAATATAATGGCTTGTGGGAATTGAAGGATGTTTtcaaagaagaaggaagc ATGAAAGCGGAGAATGTGCCTCTCACAGCTGGGACCAGTGGTGATGTCAAAATggaagacgatgatgatgacgacgacgacgaagacgatgatatGGAGGAAGTTTCATAG
- a CDS encoding Thimet oligopeptidase, whose translation MLSPFQEPVKWDHTPESLSEEADAAIARFKRALDNVASLKPEECNFESVFVFIESEQSTYNASIDVLTFYQNASGSQALREASSKADSRSRDFEVERSMRMDVFNAKIAAEKNIKAEEGKWEEIGLEGRRLVEKMVLEGKRAGLGLPSEKQDELKMLKKELSQATLEFMKNFNEENGSISFTKEELKGVPEGTLSGYSKRTVTSVNESGEEIETEQYIVSFKGPDYSPVMGFAENAATRKRIHEAVSSRLAVNVPIISKIINLRRKIALLLGYKNWADYVTDDRMIKSGKAVEEFLDGLATSLLPFGQKERDTLLAIKQADYASRNLPLDDAEKDKFYVWDNGYYGRLHTEQTLKIDAQAVKEHFPVEKVVPVVLEIYQDMFRVKFVRLEGASVWHPDVQAYAVWEKDAADGETGLIGYTYLDLYPRPGKFSHIAVWPLVPGRILPSGQRQYPVNAMLANLASPNANTGAAALMRHHDVVMFFHEMGHVFHDLMSRTKYGRFHGTTCWEPKILKKISSHYQTGEPIPDELAESLAKSRLQDRGLFYLQQIFNSKYDLKVHYDCDQLGSPEAYTALWNKIYGETLPLDYDQECPGHCAFSHLASGYDVGYYGYQYSQVFAADMYATIFKSDPLDPSRAKLYREKILIPGSTRDELDILEEFLGRPPNNDAFKRQLFGSTG comes from the exons ATGCTCTCTCCTTTTCAAGAACCTGTTAAATGGGATCACACCCCTGAAAGCCTCAGCGAAGAGGCGGATGCGGCCATTGCGCGTTTCAAGCGTGCGCTGGATAACGTCGCGTCGTTAAAACCAGAAGAATGCAATTTTGAATCT GTCTTC GTTTTCATCGAATCTGAGCAAAGCACATACAATGCAAGCATCGACGTGCTTACATTTTATCAAAACGCGTCTGGGTCCCAAGCGCTCCGAGAAGCGTCCAGCAAGGCAGATTCGCGTTCTCGGGACTTTGAGGTTGAGCGCTCCATGCGGATGGATGTGTTCAATGCAAAGATTGCTGCAGAGAAGAATATCAAGGCAGAAGAAGGGAAATGGGAGGAAATAGGCCTTGAGGGTAGAAGGCTTGTCGAAAAAATG GTGTTGGAGGGAAAGAGGGCTGGCTTAGGCCTGCCGTCGGAAAAGCAGGATGAGCTTAAAATGCTGAAAAAAGAGTTGTCGCAAGCGACGTTGGAGTTTATG AAAAACTTCAACGAAGAGAAT GGCAGTATATCCTTCACTAAAGAGGAGTTGAAAGGCGTCCCTGAGGGCACGTTATCCGGGTATAGTAAACGCACCGTCACCTCTGTCAATGAATCGGGCGAGGAGATAGAGACGGAACAGTACATTGTATCGTTCAAGGGTCCCGACTATTCACCAGTA ATGGGGTTCGCAGAGAACGCAGCTACGCGTAAACGGATACATGAAGCCGTTTCTTCGCGACTTGCTGTCAACGTTCCTATCATTTCTAAAATCATAAATCTCCGCCGCAAGATAGCCTTGTTACTTGGATACAAAAACTG GGCTGATTATGTCACTGACGACCGGATGATCAAGTCGGGTAAAGCCGTCGAAGAG TTTCTCGACGGCCTGGCTACGAGCCTTCTCCCCTTCGGGCAAAAGGAGCGAGATACACTTCTCGCCATAAAACAAGCCGATTATGCATCTAGAAATCTCCCGCTAGACGATGCAGAGAAAGACAAATTTTACGTGTGGGACAATGGATACTACGGTCGTTTGCACACTGAGCAAACGTTGAAGATCGACGCTCAGGCTGTGAAGGAACACTTCCCGGTAGAGAAGGTCGTGCCGGTTGTACTGGAGATTTATCAGGATATGTTCAGAGTCAAGTTTGTGCGGCTGGAAGGAGCGAGTGTGTGGCACCCAG ACGTTCAAGCGTATGCTGTTTGGGAGAAGGACGCTGCGGACGGTGAGACGGGATTGATTGGTTACACATATTTGGATCTATACCCCCGTC CTGGAAAGTTCTCGCATATAGCAGTCTGGCCTCTGGTTCCGGGACGTATTCTCCCTTCCGGGCAGCGACAGTACCCCGTAAACGCGATGCTCGCCAACCTTGCTAGTCCGAATGCGAACACTGGAGCTGCAGCATTGATGCGGCACCATGATGTTGTGATGTTCTTCCACGAAATGGGACATGTTTTCCATGATTTGATGAGTAGGACGAAATATGGCAGGTTCCATGGCACTAC GTGTTGGGAACCAAAGATTTTAAAGAAAATATCAAGCCATTATCAAACGGGAGAGCCTATACCCGACGAATTGGCAGAGAGTCTTGCAAAGAG CCGCCTCCAGGACCGCGGTCTGTTTTATCTTCAACAAATCTTTAATTCAAAGTATGATTTGAAAGTGCATTATGATTGTGATCAACTCGGGT CCCCGGAGGCGTATACCGCCTTGTGGAATAAGATCTATGGGGAGACATTGCCCTTAGATTACGACCAGGAATGTCCTGGTCACTGCGCATTTTCGCATCTCGCTAGCGGATACGATGTGGGATATTACGG CTATCAATACTCTCAAGTCTTTGCAGCAGATATGTATG CTACTATTTTCAAGAGTGATCCATTGGACCCCTCCCGTGCCAAACTGTATCGAGAAAAGATCCTTATCCCAGGATCTACTCGTGACGAGCTCGATATTCTCGAG GAATTCTTGGGACGCCCCCCTAATAATGATGCTTTCAAGAGGCAACTATTCGGATCGACTGGGTAA